A genome region from Thermomonospora amylolytica includes the following:
- a CDS encoding acetyl-CoA C-acetyltransferase has product MPEAVIVSAVRSPIGRANKGSLVSIRPDDLAVQMVRAALDKVPALDPGDVDDLIMGCGQPAGESGYNIGRVVAVLAGLDGVPGTTVNRYCSSSLQTTRMAFHAIKAGEGDVFISAGVETVSRYDKGRADGMPETANPLFADARARTKQFAEGGRTWADPRRNGDLPDIYIAMGQTAENVAQFKGITRREQDEFGVRSQNLAEKAIADGFWEREITPVTLPDGTVVSKDDGPRAGVTLEKVSELKPVFRPDGTVTAGNCCPLNDGAAALVIMSDTKAAELGLTPLARIVSTGVSGLSPEIMGLGPVEASRQALARAGMTIGDIDLVEINEAFAAQVIPSARELGVDMDKLNVNGGAIAVGHPFGMTGARITTTLINSLQWHDKQFGLETMCVGGGQGMAMVIERLS; this is encoded by the coding sequence ATGCCGGAAGCAGTGATCGTGTCGGCCGTGCGCTCGCCGATCGGGCGCGCGAACAAGGGCTCGCTCGTGTCGATCCGACCGGACGACCTGGCGGTGCAGATGGTGCGCGCCGCCCTCGACAAGGTGCCCGCCCTGGACCCCGGCGACGTCGACGACCTGATCATGGGCTGCGGCCAGCCCGCCGGGGAGTCCGGCTACAACATCGGCCGCGTCGTCGCCGTGCTGGCCGGGCTGGACGGGGTGCCGGGCACCACCGTCAACCGGTACTGCTCCTCCAGCCTGCAGACCACCCGGATGGCGTTCCACGCGATCAAGGCCGGCGAGGGCGACGTGTTCATCTCCGCGGGCGTGGAGACCGTCAGCCGGTACGACAAGGGCCGCGCGGACGGCATGCCGGAGACGGCCAACCCGCTGTTCGCCGATGCGCGGGCGCGCACCAAGCAGTTCGCCGAGGGCGGCCGCACCTGGGCCGACCCGCGCCGGAACGGCGACCTGCCCGACATCTACATCGCCATGGGCCAGACCGCCGAGAACGTCGCCCAGTTCAAGGGGATCACCCGGCGCGAGCAGGACGAGTTCGGCGTCCGCAGCCAGAACCTCGCGGAGAAGGCCATCGCCGACGGCTTCTGGGAGCGCGAGATCACCCCGGTCACCCTGCCCGACGGCACCGTGGTGTCCAAGGACGACGGCCCCCGCGCCGGGGTGACCCTGGAGAAGGTCTCCGAGCTCAAGCCGGTGTTCCGGCCCGACGGCACGGTCACCGCCGGCAACTGCTGCCCGCTCAACGACGGCGCCGCCGCCCTGGTGATCATGAGCGACACCAAGGCCGCCGAACTCGGCCTCACCCCGCTGGCCCGGATCGTGTCCACCGGCGTGTCCGGCCTGTCCCCGGAGATCATGGGCCTCGGCCCGGTCGAGGCGTCCCGGCAGGCCCTGGCCCGCGCTGGGATGACCATCGGCGACATCGACCTGGTCGAGATCAACGAGGCGTTCGCCGCCCAGGTCATCCCCTCGGCCCGGGAGCTGGGCGTCGACATGGACAAGCTGAACGTCAACGGCGGCGCCATCGCGGTCGGCCACCCGTTCGGCATGACCGGCGCCCGCATCACCACCACGCTGATCAACAGCCTGCAGTGGCACGACAAGCAGTTCGGGCTGGAGACCATGTGCGTCGGCGGCGGCCAGGGCATGGCCATGGTCATCGAACGCCTGTCCTGA
- the fabG gene encoding 3-oxoacyl-ACP reductase FabG produces the protein MTQQAPRVAIVTGAARGIGAGVARRLAQDGFAVAVLDLDEDACKPVVAEIEAAGGRALAVGCNVADEQAVEAAVERVATELGPPVVLVNNAGIIRDNMLFKMSTDDWDSVMNVHLRGSFLMSRAAQKYMTEARWGRIVNLSSTSALGNRGQANYAAAKAGLQGFTKTLAIELGKFGVTVNAVAPGFIETEMTAATAARVGVPFEDFKKAAAEATAVKRTGRPEDIAHAVSFFVSEGAGFVTGQVIYVAGMPKA, from the coding sequence ATGACTCAGCAGGCCCCCCGCGTCGCCATCGTGACCGGCGCCGCCCGCGGCATCGGCGCCGGCGTGGCCAGGCGGCTGGCCCAGGACGGGTTCGCCGTCGCCGTGCTCGACCTGGACGAGGACGCCTGCAAGCCGGTCGTCGCCGAGATCGAGGCCGCCGGCGGCAGGGCCCTGGCGGTCGGCTGCAACGTGGCCGACGAGCAGGCCGTGGAGGCCGCCGTCGAGCGCGTGGCCACCGAGCTCGGCCCGCCGGTCGTCCTGGTCAACAACGCCGGGATCATCCGCGACAACATGCTGTTCAAGATGAGCACCGACGACTGGGACTCGGTGATGAACGTCCACCTGCGGGGCTCGTTCCTGATGAGCCGGGCCGCGCAGAAGTACATGACCGAGGCCAGGTGGGGCCGCATCGTCAACCTGTCGTCCACCTCGGCGCTGGGCAACCGGGGCCAGGCCAACTACGCGGCGGCCAAGGCCGGTCTGCAGGGCTTCACCAAGACGCTGGCGATCGAGCTGGGCAAGTTCGGCGTGACCGTCAACGCCGTCGCCCCCGGCTTCATCGAGACCGAGATGACCGCCGCCACCGCCGCCCGCGTGGGCGTGCCGTTCGAGGACTTCAAGAAGGCCGCCGCCGAGGCCACCGCGGTCAAGCGCACCGGCAGGCCCGAGGACATCGCGCACGCGGTGTCGTTCTTCGTCAGCGAGGGTGCCGGGTTCGTCACCGGCCAGGTCATCTACGTCGCCGGCATGCCGAAGGCCTGA
- a CDS encoding MaoC family dehydratase, translating into MKVFDGIADLEKAVGTHLGYSEWHTVTQEQIDKFAEATGDHQWIHVDPEKAAQGPFGTTIAHGYLTLSLLPLLVHQVYRVDGLKMGINYGTDKVRFPSPVPVGSRLRAGVELVEVTPTATGTRVKVKVTIEREGGDKPACVAESLSLLVA; encoded by the coding sequence ATGAAGGTCTTCGACGGCATCGCCGACCTGGAGAAGGCGGTCGGCACGCACCTGGGGTACAGCGAGTGGCACACCGTCACCCAGGAGCAGATCGACAAGTTCGCCGAGGCCACCGGCGACCACCAGTGGATCCACGTGGACCCCGAGAAGGCGGCGCAGGGCCCGTTCGGCACCACCATCGCGCACGGCTACCTGACCCTGTCGCTGCTGCCGCTGCTGGTGCACCAGGTGTACCGGGTGGACGGGCTGAAGATGGGCATCAACTACGGCACCGACAAGGTCCGCTTCCCCTCGCCGGTGCCGGTCGGGTCGCGGCTGCGCGCGGGCGTGGAACTGGTGGAGGTCACCCCCACCGCCACGGGCACCCGCGTCAAGGTCAAGGTCACCATCGAGCGCGAGGGCGGCGACAAGCCCGCCTGCGTGGCGGAGTCGCTGTCGCTGCTGGTGGCCTGA
- a CDS encoding acyl-CoA dehydrogenase family protein, whose translation MTDTDKTIADLAARVEKLLAEHPPAATDRLEFLRARFDAGLAWVHFPEGLGGLGLPRELQAHVDRLLARAGAPDNDPRRNGIGLGMAAPTILAYGTEEQKKRFLRPLWTGEEIWCQLFSEPGAGSDLAALATRAERDGDHWIVNGQKVWTSGAHKARWAILVARTDPGAPKHRGMTYFLCDMTDPGVEVRPLRQITGEAEFNEVFLTDVKIPDSLRLGEEGEGWRVATATLMNERVAIGGGDPRREGGMIGVVAGTWRERPELRTPELHARLMRLWVEAEVARMTGRRLRQKLAAGQPGPEGSAAKLTFARLAQQLSGLELELLGAEGLRYDDWTMKRPEVVEFTGKDAGYRYLRAKGNSIEGGTSEILRNIVAERVLGLPPEPRTDKDVPWKDLPR comes from the coding sequence ATGACCGACACCGACAAGACCATCGCCGACCTGGCCGCGCGCGTCGAGAAGCTGCTGGCCGAGCACCCGCCGGCCGCCACCGACCGGCTGGAGTTCCTGCGGGCGCGGTTCGACGCCGGGCTGGCGTGGGTGCACTTCCCCGAGGGGCTGGGGGGCCTGGGCCTGCCCCGGGAGCTGCAGGCCCACGTGGACCGGCTGCTCGCCCGGGCGGGCGCGCCCGACAACGACCCGCGCCGCAACGGCATCGGGCTCGGCATGGCCGCGCCGACGATCCTGGCGTACGGGACCGAGGAGCAGAAGAAGCGGTTCCTGCGCCCGCTGTGGACGGGCGAGGAGATCTGGTGCCAGCTGTTCAGCGAGCCCGGCGCCGGCTCCGACCTGGCCGCGCTGGCCACCCGCGCCGAACGCGACGGCGACCACTGGATCGTCAACGGCCAGAAGGTGTGGACCTCCGGGGCGCACAAGGCCCGCTGGGCGATCCTGGTGGCCCGCACCGACCCCGGGGCGCCCAAGCACCGCGGCATGACGTACTTCCTGTGCGACATGACCGACCCGGGCGTGGAGGTCCGGCCGCTGCGGCAGATCACCGGTGAGGCCGAGTTCAACGAGGTCTTCCTCACCGACGTGAAGATCCCCGACTCGCTGCGCCTGGGCGAGGAGGGCGAGGGCTGGCGGGTCGCCACCGCCACCCTGATGAACGAGCGCGTCGCCATCGGCGGCGGCGACCCGCGCCGCGAGGGCGGCATGATCGGGGTCGTCGCCGGGACCTGGCGGGAGCGGCCGGAGCTGCGCACCCCCGAACTGCACGCCCGGCTGATGAGGCTGTGGGTGGAGGCCGAGGTCGCCCGGATGACCGGCCGGCGGCTGCGGCAGAAGCTGGCCGCCGGGCAGCCCGGCCCCGAGGGCTCGGCGGCCAAGCTCACCTTCGCCCGGCTGGCGCAGCAGTTGTCCGGCCTGGAGCTGGAGCTGCTCGGCGCCGAGGGCCTGCGGTACGACGACTGGACGATGAAGCGTCCGGAGGTCGTGGAGTTCACCGGCAAGGACGCGGGCTACCGGTACCTGCGCGCCAAGGGCAACTCCATCGAGGGCGGCACCTCGGAGATCCTGCGCAACATCGTCGCCGAGCGGGTGCTGGGCCTGCCCCCCGAGCCGCGCACCGACAAGGACGTTCCGTGGAAGGACCTGCCCCGATGA
- a CDS encoding acyl-CoA dehydrogenase family protein gives MSDELDLLYTDVEESVRDSVRSLLAKRSTPEQVVRVYDGDRSGLAELWQALAAELGLAALLVPEEHGGAGASAREAAVVLEELGRYVAPVPFLTSAVVATTALLEAGATDRLGELAAGERTAALAVPFSTAPGRAVPAVSVDGGVLQGSVHAVAGALEADLLLVPVRTDGGLELHEVSGGDARVTPVTSLDMTRQVADIDLTGVASRRIAGADAAERAVGRALETGAALMASEQYGVAQWCLDTTVEYLKIRRQFGRIVGGFQALKHRLADLYVTVESARAAARYAAAAVAAGHPDRSVAASAAQAYCADAAVLAAEEAIQLHGGVGMTWEHPAHLYLKRAKADQIALGTPGAHHALLAALVDLPAA, from the coding sequence ATGAGCGACGAGCTGGACCTGCTCTACACCGACGTCGAGGAGTCGGTGCGCGACAGCGTGCGGTCCCTGCTGGCCAAGCGGTCCACGCCCGAGCAGGTGGTCCGGGTCTACGACGGCGACCGGTCCGGGCTCGCCGAGCTGTGGCAGGCGCTGGCGGCCGAGCTGGGGCTGGCCGCGCTGCTGGTCCCCGAGGAGCACGGCGGCGCGGGCGCGTCGGCCCGCGAGGCCGCCGTGGTGCTGGAGGAGCTGGGCCGGTACGTCGCGCCGGTGCCGTTCCTGACCAGCGCGGTCGTGGCCACGACGGCGCTGCTGGAGGCGGGCGCGACCGACCGGCTGGGCGAGCTGGCCGCCGGGGAGCGGACCGCCGCGCTGGCGGTGCCGTTCTCCACCGCCCCGGGCCGTGCGGTCCCGGCGGTGTCCGTCGACGGCGGGGTCCTGCAGGGGTCGGTGCACGCGGTGGCGGGCGCGCTGGAGGCGGACCTGCTGCTCGTCCCGGTGCGCACGGACGGCGGCCTGGAGTTGCACGAGGTGAGCGGCGGCGACGCCCGGGTCACGCCGGTGACGTCGCTGGACATGACCCGGCAGGTCGCCGACATCGACCTGACCGGCGTCGCGTCCCGGCGGATCGCCGGTGCCGACGCGGCCGAACGGGCCGTCGGCCGCGCGCTGGAGACCGGTGCCGCGCTGATGGCCTCCGAGCAGTACGGCGTGGCCCAGTGGTGCCTGGACACCACCGTCGAGTACCTGAAGATCCGCCGCCAGTTCGGCCGGATCGTCGGCGGCTTCCAGGCCCTCAAGCACCGCCTCGCCGACCTGTACGTCACGGTCGAGTCGGCCCGCGCCGCCGCCCGGTACGCCGCCGCCGCGGTCGCCGCCGGCCACCCGGACCGTTCGGTGGCCGCCTCGGCCGCCCAGGCGTACTGCGCCGACGCGGCCGTCCTGGCCGCCGAGGAGGCGATCCAGCTCCACGGCGGCGTCGGCATGACCTGGGAGCACCCGGCGCACCTGTACCTCAAGCGCGCCAAGGCCGACCAGATCGCCCTCGGCACCCCGGGCGCCCACCACGCCCTCCTCGCCGCCCTGGTCGACCTCCCGGCGGCCTGA
- a CDS encoding arginase family protein, with amino-acid sequence MRELAIIEAPSVLGLRPSGVQDLPAALLDAGLTAGLGAVRAGRVEAPAYDPRRDPDTGILNPVGIARYSVRLADVVGDVLDRGHFPVVLGGDCSILLGNLLALRRRGRHGLLFLDGHTDFYQPAAEPAGEAASMELALATGRGPRLLTDLEGRGPLLRDEDVVAFGFRDTAESAQAGMQPLPPRLYALDLDEVRAAGAATAARRAVDRLTAGASAGFWVHLDVDVLDDAVMPAVDYRLPGGLTWPELESVLRTALADERARGLDVTIFNPRLDPEGTIAVRLAECLRRGLSARTGHRS; translated from the coding sequence GTGCGGGAACTGGCGATCATCGAGGCCCCGTCCGTGCTCGGGCTGCGGCCGTCCGGCGTTCAGGACCTGCCGGCCGCCCTGCTCGACGCCGGTCTGACGGCCGGTCTGGGGGCGGTGCGGGCCGGCCGGGTCGAAGCGCCGGCGTACGACCCGAGGCGGGACCCCGACACCGGGATCCTCAACCCGGTGGGCATCGCGCGGTACTCGGTCAGGCTGGCCGACGTGGTCGGCGACGTCCTGGACCGCGGCCACTTCCCCGTGGTCCTCGGCGGTGACTGCAGCATCCTGCTGGGCAACCTCCTGGCCCTGCGCCGCCGCGGACGCCACGGGCTGCTGTTCCTGGACGGCCACACCGACTTCTACCAGCCGGCGGCGGAGCCGGCCGGCGAGGCGGCCTCGATGGAACTCGCCCTGGCCACGGGCCGCGGCCCCCGGCTGCTCACCGACCTCGAAGGCCGCGGGCCCCTGCTGCGCGACGAGGACGTCGTCGCCTTCGGCTTCCGCGACACCGCCGAGTCCGCCCAGGCCGGGATGCAGCCGCTGCCGCCACGGCTGTACGCGCTCGACCTCGACGAGGTGCGCGCGGCCGGAGCCGCCACGGCGGCGCGCCGGGCGGTCGACCGGCTGACCGCCGGCGCGAGCGCCGGATTCTGGGTCCACCTCGACGTCGACGTCCTGGACGACGCCGTCATGCCGGCCGTCGACTACCGGCTTCCCGGCGGGCTGACGTGGCCGGAACTGGAGAGCGTGCTGCGGACGGCGCTGGCCGACGAACGAGCCCGGGGACTCGACGTCACGATCTTCAACCCCCGCCTGGACCCCGAGGGGACGATCGCCGTCCGCCTCGCCGAATGCCTGCGCCGAGGGCTGTCGGCGCGGACCGGCCACCGGAGTTGA
- a CDS encoding PucR family transcriptional regulator, producing MRQDGGTVRIPRFDRETERAIAQAWSLLLPYADEIAESITQALMEADPYWAEQTPELQADQRHGAREHVRRGLAAMAGVARPDEQPIDLWRETGRVRARQGVPMDRVLNAYNLGSRMLWEALLRLRWNGEIDVDEHLLLLAGQRLWAALDIQNATLVDSYRTESARLQRRDLQRQQNFLDGLVDGRGTDPLFSKEAREALGLAPADPVACVVALLEDPPDEPLRGPQDRLERLGVLSHWHVRGGNYFGLVSHGGLPLDDLVAALRPGVAGRVGVAGALDGITGFATAYRLAARAAESLPRGSQRIVTVRGRLPEVLVTGSPEVVPVLVQETIGPLLAQPPNQKDVLLRTLAALLDHNGSPTQAAQVLFCHRNTVIYRAKQIESLTGRDLQNARDRLELSLGLIASGHDPH from the coding sequence GTGCGGCAGGATGGGGGCACGGTGCGGATTCCGCGGTTCGATCGGGAGACCGAACGGGCCATCGCGCAGGCGTGGTCGTTGCTGTTGCCGTATGCGGACGAGATCGCCGAGAGCATCACGCAGGCGTTGATGGAGGCCGATCCGTACTGGGCGGAGCAGACGCCGGAGTTGCAGGCCGACCAGCGGCACGGGGCGCGCGAGCATGTGCGGCGGGGGCTGGCGGCGATGGCCGGGGTGGCGCGGCCGGACGAGCAGCCGATCGACCTGTGGCGGGAGACCGGGCGGGTGCGGGCGCGGCAGGGCGTGCCGATGGACCGGGTGCTGAACGCCTACAACCTCGGGTCGCGGATGCTGTGGGAGGCGCTGCTGCGGCTGCGCTGGAACGGCGAGATCGACGTCGACGAGCACCTGCTGCTGCTGGCCGGGCAGCGGCTGTGGGCGGCCCTGGACATCCAGAACGCCACCCTGGTCGACTCGTACCGCACCGAGAGCGCCCGGCTGCAGCGGCGCGACCTGCAGCGGCAGCAGAACTTCCTGGACGGGCTGGTGGACGGGCGCGGCACCGACCCGCTGTTCTCCAAGGAGGCGCGGGAGGCGCTGGGGCTGGCGCCCGCCGACCCGGTGGCGTGCGTGGTGGCGCTGCTGGAGGACCCGCCCGACGAGCCGCTGCGGGGGCCGCAGGACCGGCTGGAGAGGCTGGGGGTCCTCTCGCACTGGCATGTGCGGGGCGGCAACTACTTCGGGCTGGTCTCGCACGGCGGCCTGCCCCTGGACGATCTGGTGGCGGCGCTGCGGCCGGGGGTCGCGGGCCGGGTCGGGGTGGCCGGGGCGCTGGACGGGATCACCGGGTTCGCCACCGCGTACCGGCTGGCGGCCCGCGCGGCCGAGTCGCTGCCGCGCGGCTCGCAGCGGATCGTGACGGTGCGCGGCCGGCTGCCGGAGGTGCTGGTCACCGGCAGCCCGGAGGTCGTCCCGGTGCTGGTGCAGGAGACCATCGGGCCGCTGCTGGCCCAGCCGCCCAACCAGAAGGACGTGCTGCTGCGCACCCTGGCGGCCCTGCTGGACCACAACGGCTCCCCCACCCAGGCCGCGCAGGTGCTGTTCTGCCACCGCAACACGGTCATCTACCGCGCCAAGCAGATCGAGTCCCTCACCGGCCGCGACCTGCAGAACGCCCGCGACCGCCTGGAACTGTCCCTCGGTCTCATCGCCTCAGGCCACGACCCGCACTGA
- a CDS encoding TetR/AcrR family transcriptional regulator produces the protein MPTGVAMRDARRQLFDAAERILLRDGPNALTSRAVTTEAGCAKGVLHRHFADFDAFLAELVLDRTARIDAQAAALRESAGTGTVAGNLTDALTTLFGSVALAIIGLVTFRDGLRARLRRARPTGVPMLTEATAMLAAYLTAERDLGRITPDADVDTLALTLIGSGHLLFAGREGAPPEPEAVHKVVTTILNGVTQEP, from the coding sequence ATGCCGACAGGGGTGGCCATGCGCGACGCGCGCCGGCAACTGTTCGACGCCGCCGAGCGCATCCTGCTGCGGGACGGCCCGAACGCGCTGACCAGCCGGGCCGTCACCACCGAGGCGGGCTGCGCCAAGGGCGTCCTGCACCGGCACTTCGCCGACTTCGACGCCTTCCTCGCCGAACTCGTCCTCGACCGCACCGCCCGGATCGACGCCCAGGCCGCCGCCCTGCGCGAGTCCGCCGGAACCGGCACCGTCGCCGGCAACCTCACCGACGCCCTGACCACCCTGTTCGGATCGGTCGCCCTGGCGATCATCGGCCTCGTCACCTTCCGCGACGGCCTGCGCGCCCGGCTGCGCCGGGCCCGGCCGACCGGCGTCCCCATGCTGACCGAGGCGACCGCCATGCTCGCCGCCTACCTCACCGCCGAACGCGACCTGGGCCGCATCACCCCGGACGCCGACGTCGACACCCTCGCCCTCACCCTGATCGGCTCCGGCCACCTGCTGTTCGCCGGCCGTGAGGGCGCACCCCCCGAGCCCGAGGCCGTCCACAAGGTCGTCACCACGATCCTCAACGGCGTCACCCAGGAGCCCTGA
- a CDS encoding class I SAM-dependent methyltransferase yields MAESFGADAERYDRTRPRYPEAMVERIVAASPGPEVLAVGCGTGIDARQFQAAGCRVLGVEPDARMADFARRGGVEVEVATFEDWDPAGRGFDAVIAGQAWHWVDPVAGAAKAARVLRPGGRLAAFWNVFQLPPDVAEALVAVYRRILPDSPVDPRAMTGQSLDAYSPLLAKAADGIEKAGAFGEPEQWRFDWEHSYTRDEWLDQVPTHGVFTRLPPAKLEELLADVGTAIDAVGGGFTMRYTTVVVTATRTTA; encoded by the coding sequence ATGGCCGAATCGTTCGGTGCGGACGCCGAACGCTACGACCGGACCCGGCCCCGCTATCCCGAGGCGATGGTGGAGCGGATCGTCGCCGCCAGCCCCGGGCCCGAGGTCCTCGCCGTCGGCTGCGGCACCGGCATAGACGCCCGGCAGTTCCAGGCGGCCGGCTGCCGGGTGCTCGGGGTGGAGCCCGACGCGCGGATGGCCGACTTCGCGCGGCGCGGCGGAGTCGAGGTCGAGGTGGCCACGTTCGAGGACTGGGACCCCGCCGGCCGCGGCTTCGACGCGGTCATCGCCGGGCAGGCCTGGCACTGGGTCGACCCGGTCGCGGGAGCGGCCAAGGCGGCGCGGGTGCTGCGCCCCGGCGGGCGGTTGGCGGCGTTCTGGAACGTGTTCCAGCTCCCGCCCGACGTGGCGGAGGCGCTCGTCGCGGTCTACCGGCGGATCCTGCCCGACTCGCCGGTGGACCCCCGGGCCATGACGGGGCAGTCCCTGGACGCGTACTCGCCGCTGCTCGCCAAGGCGGCCGACGGCATCGAGAAAGCGGGCGCGTTCGGCGAGCCGGAACAGTGGCGGTTCGACTGGGAGCACTCCTACACCCGGGACGAATGGCTGGACCAGGTGCCCACCCATGGCGTCTTCACCCGGCTTCCGCCGGCCAAGCTGGAGGAGCTGCTCGCGGACGTCGGCACCGCCATCGACGCGGTGGGCGGCGGCTTCACGATGCGCTACACCACGGTGGTGGTCACCGCGACCCGAACCACCGCCTGA
- a CDS encoding DUF1330 domain-containing protein, with amino-acid sequence MTVYALAQISIHDRGRYDAYVARFMEVFVKYGGRLLAVDEQPEVIEGEWPYDKVILMSFEDRAAFEAWAYSPEYQEISKDRVAATTGVVILAKGL; translated from the coding sequence ATGACGGTTTACGCCCTGGCCCAGATCTCCATCCACGACCGCGGGCGCTATGACGCCTACGTCGCGAGGTTCATGGAGGTGTTCGTCAAGTACGGGGGGCGGCTGCTGGCCGTCGACGAGCAGCCGGAGGTCATCGAGGGCGAGTGGCCCTACGACAAGGTGATCCTCATGTCGTTCGAGGACCGCGCGGCCTTCGAGGCGTGGGCGTACTCACCCGAGTACCAGGAGATCTCCAAGGACCGGGTCGCCGCCACCACCGGAGTTGTCATCCTCGCCAAGGGCCTGTAG
- a CDS encoding FAD-dependent oxidoreductase: MSEAVRETARHGTTCAIVGGGPAGMVLGLLLARAGVEVTVLEKHGDFLRDFRGDTVHPTTLRLLDELGLYERFAVLPHSEIHQVTFDLDEGGKVTVADFDRLRLPRRYRCIAMVPQWDLLNLLAEAGRDEPAFTLRMRTEAVGLLRESGRITGVRYHGPDGPGELRADLTVACDGRWSLCRRQAGLKPREHPVNIDAWWFKIPVDGPIGPSLLPRTAPGKVTVAFPREGYLQIAYLGPKGIDARLRARGIEAFRRDILELMPELSGSVDGLRSMDEVKHLDVRLNRLRRWHTEGLLCIGDAAHAMSPLGGVGINLAVQDAVAAATLLAGPLSRRRVTGRDLAAVRRRRLLPTVVTQTLQRVLHRRVVDPILAGQNATPPTAVLALIKRFPQLSAVPAYLVGVGIRPEHAPPFARRAPRSQAPAASPRTGPASRSHP, translated from the coding sequence ATGAGCGAAGCGGTGAGGGAGACGGCGCGCCACGGCACGACGTGCGCGATCGTCGGTGGTGGGCCCGCCGGGATGGTGCTGGGTCTGCTGCTGGCCCGGGCGGGGGTGGAGGTCACCGTGCTGGAGAAGCACGGCGACTTCCTGCGGGACTTCCGCGGCGACACCGTGCATCCGACGACGCTGCGGCTGTTGGACGAGCTGGGCCTGTACGAGCGCTTCGCCGTTCTGCCGCACAGCGAGATCCATCAGGTGACCTTCGACCTGGACGAGGGCGGGAAGGTCACCGTGGCCGACTTCGACCGCCTGCGCCTGCCTCGCCGCTACCGCTGCATCGCGATGGTGCCGCAGTGGGACCTGCTGAACCTGCTCGCCGAAGCGGGCCGGGACGAGCCGGCCTTCACCCTGCGCATGCGCACCGAGGCCGTCGGGCTGCTGCGCGAGTCCGGCCGGATCACCGGCGTGCGTTACCACGGCCCGGACGGGCCCGGCGAACTGCGCGCCGACCTGACGGTGGCCTGTGACGGCCGCTGGTCCCTGTGCCGGCGCCAGGCCGGTCTCAAGCCCCGGGAGCATCCGGTGAACATCGACGCCTGGTGGTTCAAGATCCCCGTCGACGGCCCCATCGGCCCCTCCCTGCTGCCCCGCACCGCACCGGGCAAGGTGACCGTCGCGTTCCCGCGCGAGGGCTACCTGCAGATCGCCTACCTGGGACCCAAGGGCATCGACGCCCGGCTACGGGCACGGGGCATCGAGGCGTTCCGCCGCGACATCCTCGAACTGATGCCCGAGCTGTCCGGATCGGTGGACGGCCTGCGGTCCATGGACGAGGTCAAGCACCTGGACGTGCGCCTGAACCGGTTGCGCCGCTGGCATACCGAGGGGCTGTTGTGCATCGGCGACGCCGCGCACGCCATGTCCCCTCTCGGCGGCGTGGGCATCAACCTGGCCGTCCAGGACGCCGTGGCCGCCGCGACGCTGCTGGCCGGGCCGCTGTCCCGGCGCCGCGTCACCGGCCGGGACCTGGCGGCCGTCCGGCGGCGTCGCCTGCTGCCCACCGTCGTGACCCAGACGCTGCAGCGCGTGCTGCACCGCCGGGTGGTCGACCCGATTCTGGCGGGCCAGAACGCCACTCCGCCCACAGCGGTGCTGGCCCTCATCAAGCGTTTCCCCCAGCTGTCAGCCGTGCCCGCCTACCTCGTCGGGGTCGGCATCCGCCCCGAACACGCTCCCCCGTTCGCACGCCGGGCACCACGCAGCCAGGCACCGGCCGCCTCCCCCCGGACCGGCCCGGCCAGCCGATCACATCCATGA
- a CDS encoding MmcQ/YjbR family DNA-binding protein, translating to MSEELYEAVTGYCEEFLGSVKEYPFGESAGVYKVAGKMFALIAEDARPPRLSVKLDPEEGLALRAEYPDHVLPGYHLNKRHWNTIVLDGTLDSDEVLALLRQSYDLVVAGLPKHLRPPAPDR from the coding sequence ATGAGCGAGGAACTGTACGAGGCCGTCACCGGCTACTGCGAGGAGTTCCTGGGCAGCGTCAAGGAGTACCCGTTCGGCGAGTCCGCCGGTGTCTACAAGGTCGCCGGGAAGATGTTCGCCCTCATCGCCGAGGACGCCCGGCCGCCGAGACTCAGCGTCAAACTCGACCCCGAGGAAGGGCTCGCGCTGCGCGCCGAGTACCCCGACCACGTCCTCCCCGGCTACCACCTCAACAAGCGGCACTGGAACACGATCGTCCTGGACGGCACCCTCGACTCCGACGAGGTACTCGCCCTGCTCAGACAGTCCTACGACCTGGTCGTGGCCGGCCTGCCCAAACACCTGCGCCCGCCCGCCCCGGACCGCTGA